The following proteins are encoded in a genomic region of Sparus aurata chromosome 23, fSpaAur1.1, whole genome shotgun sequence:
- the srrm2 gene encoding serine/arginine repetitive matrix protein 2 isoform X1: MYNGIGLTTPRGSGTNGYVQRNLSSLRVKRPRDERGGDRDEKDRERLESQLNRQPNADILEHQRKRQLEVKCAELQDMMEEQGYSAEEIEEKVNSFRMMLQEKQEPAPTSNERPTATETHALAAANQQKNDRLRAAFGISSDYVDGSSFQADRKEKEKEKREQERMEKERLQQQKYTLVEDSDNSDAPPKKRSRKKKKKNKNRDSSESPSPSPRREKKKSKKKKKKRDASEDEEEDSQSSSDEKQKVSKKKKNKSESSSPPKAKAVQARSVSSSSAHSPSPAPLRSRQQDQSARKAEEGRKGRSPDRRRRDHKEHSPHLQGGEGKRPNLEREKERPSETEKTSTKRRHDSSSPSPPPQMEKGREREKGRRSRSKPKESEKGRRSRSREMERRRRSRSIENEREKGRRSRSKEKEKERVRRSRSKEVEKGRRSRSRDIERGRRSRSRDIERGRRSRSRDIERERGRRSRSREMEKVKRSRSREIERGRRSRSRDVEKRRRSRSRDMEKGRRSRSREKRDKGKESVPQRTRHDSSSSPSPPPKQETRRERSRDIEREKDGNKQDKNKRHSLSPSPPHEKERGRRERSGERERRTERDSRVQNDNRRDTGRRQERDVSPFQHKNDRRRDSLSPASRSPVANGRQRQREEERRGEKERDSTKERERHLNREPDRERGQDGGRRRDEALRTSAESRRDESRPAERDRRPEMKESQEKRSSPPRKEKRDDKAKQAEKNKESSSSSSSSGSSSSGSSSDSDSDSSSSSSSSSSSSSSSSSEDEGKAITARPVGREKGSPPKSTQAAIGAAVRKYLANGRKESPASAPEGDGARRVQKEREGGGDRREREKPPHRAPPESYPSRTKGMERYSPTQVDSPSPPPSPSNRANTSRGTNRYSPFEAETEKTRGEARVRERERERDRDRGAARRPARSHSPAQKTSNASPARRTPPRQYQESPGRFRRASPPPAWSERERERERQKNRERERERERERDRERERVARRSRSRSPRRRSPPSRSRRSPSPQRRRRSSRSLSRERAREREQERIRQREVEQERQREKERLPPKVVPQPRRSSSSSSSSSSSSSSSSSSPSPPPERKDTKTAPERDRTEQGDEKREDREQKSRSSSSQAASRDSSHAPTSGRRGSQSESRRSDVTSRRSPTGSQSETKRPSRDPSRKQSPVKAPQPSDQTVRRESAVNGKEANANKKVSRSSSSSSSSSSSSSSSSSSSSSSSDSSDSEVEQVEKGKTEKAQSSPSSSSSSENEKESKKKSPARSGRVPADSLRDSRSLSYSPPRHMRAALPSPSRRSGSRQSPSRSASSRQSPSRSAGSRQSPSRSAGSRQSPSRSASSRQSPSRSASSRQSPSRSAGSRQSPSRSASSRQSPSRSASSRQSPSRSASSRQSPSRSASSRQSPSRSASSRRRK, translated from the exons ATGTACAATGGGATCGGCCTGACCACTCCGCGGGGCAGCGGCACCAATGGCTATGTGCAACGCAACCTGTCGAGCCTGCGGGTCAAAAGGCCACGCGATGAGCGCGGTGGTGACCGGGATGAGAAGGACCGGGAGAGGCTGGAGAGTCAGCTCAACAGGCAGCCCAACGCTGACATCCTGGAGCACCAACGGAAGAGGCAGCTGGAGGTCAAGTGTGCGGAGCTGCAGGATATGATGGAGGAGCAAGG GTATTCAGCTGAGGAAATCGAGGAGAAGGTGAACAGTTTCCGTATGATGctgcaggagaagcaggagcCGGCTCCCACCAGCAACGAAAGACCAAC GGCGACAGAGACTCATGCTCTGGCTGCAGCCAACCAGCAGAAGAACGACCGTCTTCGTGCTGCTTTTGGCATTTCCAGCGACTATGTGGACGGATCATCCTTCCAAGCTGACCgcaaggagaaagagaaggagaagagagagcaggagcgcatggagaaggagaggctgcagcagcagaaatatAC GTTGGTGGAAGATTCAGACAATTCAGATGCTCCGCCCAAGAAGCGCAGtcgaaagaagaagaagaaaaacaagaacagagaCAG CTCTGAGAGTCCCTCCCCGTCTCCTCgacgagagaagaagaaatcaaaaaagaagaaaaagaaacg TGATGCATcagaagacgaggaagaagacAG TCAAAGTTCCTCAGATGAGAAGCAGAAAGtgtcaaagaagaaaaaaaataagagtgAAAGTTCGAGTCCTCCTAAAGCAAAAGCAGTGCAGGCCAGGAGTGTGTCCTCCAGCTCTGCTCACAG CCCGTCTCCGGCTCCACTGAGATCACGTCAACAGGACCAAAGTGCAAGAAAAGCTGAGGAAGGTAGAAAGGGGAGGTCACCAGACAGAAGGAGACGAGACCACAAGGAGCACAGCCCGCATCTACAGGGAGGCGAAGGG AAGAGGCCCAATCtcgagagagaaaaagaacGACCAAGTGAGACAGAGAAGACCTCCACCAAGAGGAGACATGACTCTTcatctccttcacctccaccacAGATGGAGAAaggcagggagagggagaaagggagaagATCAAGGAGCAAACCAAAGGAAAGTGAGAAAGGGAGGCGATCCAGaagcagagagatggagaggaggaggcgttCCAGGAGCATAGAAAacgagagggagaaagggaggcGTTCAAGAagcaaagaaaaggagaaagagagagtgaggcgGTCCAGGAGCAAAGAGGTAGAGAAAGGGAGGCGTTCAAGGAGCAGAGACATTGAGAGAGGGAGACGTTCAAGGAGCAGAGACATTGAGAGAGGGAGGCGTTCAAGGAGCAGAGACattgagagggagagggggaggcgCTCCAGaagcagagagatggagaaagtgAAGCGATCGAGGAGCAGAGAAATTGAGAGAGGGAGGCGTTCAAGGAGCAGAGATGTGGAGAAAAGGAGGCGTTCAAGGAGCAGAGACATGGAGAAAGGGAGGCGGTCAAGaagcagagaaaagagggaCAAAGGAAAGGAGAGTGTTCCTCAGAGGACCAGACATgactcctcctcatctccttctcctccacctaaACAGGAGACTAGGAGGGAAAGGAGCAGAGACATTGAACGGGAAAAAGACGGGAATAAACAGGACAAAAACAAGAGACACTCCTTGTCCCCCTCACCTCCTCATGAGAAGGAGAGGGGCAGGAGGGAAAGGAGTGGAGAGAGGGAGCGCAGGACTGAGAGAGACTCAAGGGTGCAGAATGACAACAGGAGAGACACtgggaggagacaggagagagacgTTTCTCCTTtccaacataaaaatgacaggAGGAGGGATTCCCTGTCACCTGCCTCTCGCTCACCTGTTGCTAATGGGCgtcagagacaaagagaggaggagaggagaggagaaaaagagagggacagcactaaggagagggagaggcatcTGAACAGGGAGCCAGATAGAGAGCGAGGTCAGGACGGAGGCAGAAGGAGAGACGAGGCTCTCCGAACGTCTGCAGAAAGTAGGCGAGATGAATCTCGACCTgcggagagagacaggagaccAGAGATGAAGGAGAGCcaggagaagaggagcagcCCTCCAAGAAAGGAGAAACGTGATGACAAAGCAAAACAGGCTGAGAAAAAcaaggagagcagcagcagcagcagtagcagtggcagcagcagcagcggtagCAGCAGCGACAGTGACAGTGATAGCTCCTCATCTTCatcgtcctcttcctcttcctcgtcatcCTCGTCCTCTGAAGATGAGGGCAAGGCGATAACAGCCAGGCCAGTAGGAAGGGAAAAAGGTAGTCCCCCGAAAAGTACACAAGCTGCCATCGGAGCTGCAGTCCGAAAATATTTAGCCAATGGTAGAAAGGAAAGCCCTGCTTCTGCTCCTGAGGGCGACGGAGCCAGACGAGtccagaaggagagagagggaggaggagacagacgtGAGAGGGAGAAACCTCCCCACAGAGCTCCTCCAGAGAGTTACCCATCCCGGACAAAAGGTATGGAGCGGTACAGCCCCACACAGGTGGACAGTCCCTCTCCGCCTCCTTCCCCGTCCAACAGAGCTAACACCAGCAGAGGCACCAACAGGTACTCTCCCTTTGAGGCCGAGACAGAGAAAACCAGGGGGGAGGCGAGAgtcagggagagggagagggagagggatagGGATAGGGGTGCAGCCAGGAGGCCTGCAAGGTCACACTCTCCAGCCCAGAAAACCTCCAATGCCTCCCCAGCCCGTCGCACTCCACCAAGGCAGTATCAGGAGTCCCCGGGTCGATTCAGGagagcttctcctcctccagcctggtcagagcgggagagagagagggagaggcagaagaacagagagagggagagagagagggagagagagagggaccgAGAACGTGAGCGTGTTGCCAGGAGGAGCAGGTCCAGAAGCCCGAGGAGGCGAAGCCCCCCCAGCAG GTCCCGTcgctctccttctcctcagcGGCGAAGAAGGAGCAGTCGCTCCCtgtccagagagagagcgagagaaagagaacaaGAGAGGATCAGGCAGAGGGAGGTAGAACAAGAGAGACAAAGGGAAAAGGAGCGTTTGCCACCAAAAGTTGTTCCCCAACCCCGCaggtcctcttcctcttcttcatcttcctctagctcctcctcttcctcttcgtcCTCACCTTCACCGCCACCAGAGAGGAAAGACACAAAGACGGcaccagagagagacagaacagagCAAGGAGATgagaagagagaggacagagagcagaaaagtCGTTCCTCTTCCTCACAGGCCGCCTCCAGAGACTCGTCACACGCTCCAACCTCAGGTAGACGAGGCTCCCAGTCAGAGTCCAGGCGCTCTGATGTCACCTCCAGGAGGTCTCCCActggcagccaatcagaaaccaAACGGCCATCACGAGATCCAAGCAGGAAGCAATCACCAGTGAAAGCCCCTCAACCGTCAGATCAAACAGTCAGACGCGAGAGCGCCGTCAACGGGAAGGAGGCAAATGCCAACAAGAAagtcagcaggagcagcagctccagctcctcttcctcgtcgtcatcctcctcctcttcctcttcttcatcctcctcttcagaCAGTTCAGACTCTGAAGTTGAGCAAGTAGAAAAGGG gaagacagaaaaaGCTCAGAGctctccctcctcatcctcctcatcagaGAATGAAAAGGAATCAAAGAAaaagag ccCTGCCAGGTCTGGTAGGGTGCCTGCTGATTCACTGAGAGATTCTCGCTCGCTCAGTTATTCTCCTCCAAGACACATGAGAGCAGCGCTGCCCTCGCCCAGTCGCAG GAGTGGCAGCAGGCAGTCACCGAGCCGCTCGGCAAGCAGCAGGCAGTCACCGAGCCGCTCGGCAGGCAGCAGGCAGTCACCGAGCCGCTCAGCAGGCAGCAGGCAGTCACCCAGTCGCTCGGCAAGCAGCAGGCAGTCACCCAGCCGCTCGGCAAGCAGCAGGCAGTCACCGAGCCGCTCAGCAGGCAGCAGGCAGTCACCCAGTCGCTCGGCAAGCAGCAGGCAGTCACCGAGCCGCTCGGCAAGCAGCAGGCAGTCACCGAGCCGCTCGGCAAGCAGCAGGCAGTCACCGAGCCGCTCGGCAAGCAGCAGGCAGTCACCGAGCCGCTCAGCAAGCAGCAGACGAAGGAAATGA